The following is a genomic window from Nicotiana tabacum cultivar K326 chromosome 3, ASM71507v2, whole genome shotgun sequence.
gtaagcgcttacatcataagaatgccgatgtaagagcttacatcataagaatgtcgaggtaagcgcttacatcacaagaatgtcgatgtaagcgcttacatcatattttcatctctttttgatttttctttcttttgttttgtctactttcacatacaacaataggtttgctactatcaatctccccctcaaacctatgttacatcaagcaagaaattaaaaaaaaaaaagatttgctatTCTCTAGTGGCGCCTTCACGCTATCAGTCTTGAAGGCTAACTGAGGCAGTGCACAGCCTCAGTTTGTCAACACCGACAATTTCGGTCAACATGTCTGACGGGTTCTTTGATCCTGATATCTTCTGCAGAGAAAGAGTTCCTTCATTTATCAACTCTAGGATATGATGATACCTCAACTGGATATGCTTCGATCttgcatgaaacactggattcttggcaagatgaattgCACTCTAGCTATCGCTGAAAAGCTCACAATTGTCCTACTCTTTACGAAAATTCTTGAGCCAAATTATCTCTTTTCCAGCTTCTGAGATtgccatgtactctgcttcagtggtAGATAAAGCAACACTTTTCTGAAGTCTGGACATCCAACTAACAGCAGTACCACCCAAGATGAACACGTAGCCCGTGGTACTTTTTCGACTATCCAGATCGCCGCCTAAATTTGCATCAGCAAAATcttgtaagataatattgctCTTTTTAAAACAAAGTGTCATACTTGAGGTGCCTTTGAGATATCGCAATATCCATTTTACACCttcccaatgctcctttcctggatctgacatgtatctactaacaactccaactgcatgggctatgtcaggtccagtgcaaaccatagcatacatcaaacttcctactgCTGAAGCATACGGAACTTTGGACATGTACTTCCTTTCTTCATCTGTCTTAGCTGATTGGTCTTTTGACAGATTTAGATGGCTTCCGAGTGGAGTGCTTCTGGTCTTTGCATCATGAAGATTGAACCTGCTTAGTACCTTTTGTATGTACTTTTCTTGAGACAACTTTAAGGTTCCTTCCGACCTGTTTCTGCTAatcctcatcccaagcatttgcttagctggtcctaagtctttcatttcaaactcctcCGCCAGTTGTTGCTTGACCAAATTGATCTCATTTATGCTAGATCCtgcaattagcatatcatcaacgtacAATAGTAAAATGATATAGTATTCAGCAAGATTTTTGATATAACAGCAATGGTCCATCTCACATCGTGTAAAACCATTTTTATgcatgaatccatcaaatttcttgtaccattgtcggggagcttgtttcaaaccatacaaactcttcttcaacttacacacaaggttttctttaccaaaaacttgaaaaccttcaggtTGCTTCATGTAGATGCATTCTTCAAGGTCACCATGCAAGAAACAGTTTTAACATTTAGCTGCTCCAAATGCAAATTTTCTGCAGCTATGATACTTAGCACCAACctgatagtagttaatttgactacaggagagaagatctcggtgtagtcaattccctccttctgCTGAAAGTCTTTTACTACTAATCGTGCTTTGCATCTCTTCTTACCATTATGCTCTTCCTTGACTTTGTACACCCACTTGTTCTACaattccttctttccttttggtaactccgtaagtatccatgttttattcttttgaagagaattcatctcttctttcatagctaGCTTCCACTTATCAGAGTCTATCATCtgcattgcttcaacaaaatgcTCTGGTTCTCCAGCATAAGTTAGAAGTAAATAGTTAAGAAAGAGATTTAACCTATCTGGAGCATTCGTGACTCTTTTAGATCTCCTCAATGTAGGTTCATAAGTAACAGAATCCGAATTTGATTCAGGTCCTGATTCCAGATTTGGTTCTGCATTTGATTCTATCTCTGGTTCCAGTTCTGGTTCTGATCCAGGTTTGGCTTCTAGTTCTTCTTCTAACTCAACTGTTTCAGACATTGTCTGTTTGCTGGTGTTGGTTGGCTCTACTTCAAGCttgtccttgtacatcacattttcattaaatgtgacattccTGTGTCTTAGGATATTTCTATTCTGATCATCCCAAAATCGATAACCAAAATTATTATCACCATAGCCAATAAAGAAACAATTCTTTGCTTTAGGATCAAGCTTATCTCTATCATTAGAGTTTACATGCACATAAGCAACACAACCAAAAATTTTCAGATGTGAGAGAGTTACCTCCTTTCCCGTCCATACCTCCTCTGGAATTTCAAAATTCAGCGGTACAGAGGGTCCTCTATTATGAGGTAAGCTGTCGTGTTAACAACCTCAGCCCAAAAATACTTCGGCAATCCAAAATGTATTCTCATACTTCTGGCTCGTTCATTCAGGGTTCTGTTCATCCTCtcagcaacaccattttgttccggtgttccaggaactgtcttgatCATTCTATTCCCATTCTCCGAGCAAAATGCTTGGAACTCTTGCCTATCATACTCTCCTCCATTGTCAAACTTTagacattttaactttaaacttgtctgattttcaacttcagctttccatcttttaaaggtaacaaacacatcagatttatttttcagaaaataaacccatacctttcttgtggaatcatcaatgaaggtgaAATAATAGCGCGGGCCTCCTAGAGAAGTTACAGGAGCTGGTCCCCACACATCTGTATGCACTAGTTCCAGCTTCTCTTTCTTTGGCGTCCTTCCCATctttgagaaactaactctcttttgtttcccgtaaatgcaatcttcgcacaaacctaattcaacatgttttaggtttggaaaattttctttggATGCCAAAAGCTTCATTCCCTTCTCACTTATATGCCCGAGCCTCCGGTGCCACAATGTTGTATCACGACCATGATCAATTGTTGCTATAGTATCTTTTTGTATTGCAGTTGCATACGGTGTTCCCCTTTTTAAGCCTCGTGCCGCAACCAAATTCcctttggttatcttccacgaTCTGTTGCCGAATGTTGTTGTATATCCTTCGTCGTCAATCTGACCCATagatatcagatttttcttgaggccaggaacatgtcgtacattttgtaatttccatagcgtgccttgtgaagtctttatatgaacTTCACCTTTTCCGGCAATGTCGAGAGGTTCGCCGTCTGCTAGATaaactttcccaaattttccagcaatataattatgcaataattctttGCATGATGTAGAGTGAAAGGATGCACTTGAGTCCAGAATCCAAGATTCGACTGGACTGTCTACACAATGAATTAGTGCATCACCGACTTGTTCAACAATTACATTTGCtgaattttcttccttcttcttctttagttCTCTACACTGGTTACTGTAGTGACCCTTTTTATCGCAATTCCAACAAGTAATGTCCTTGCAATTTTTGGACTGTcctcttctccttgactttgatCTGCCACGACCATAACTCTGTCCTCTTTGGTTGATTCTCCCCATGCTTTCGGTACTAAAAGCAAATCCTGGGGAATCACTTGATTCTCTTCGGCGAATATCTtcgcttagaaccaagtctctaatATCATTCAATTTGAGTTTGGTACTTCCTGATCAACTGCTAACTGCAGTTACTGTTGCAGACCAACTCTCCAGTAGAGATAATAGTAGAATCAACGCCCTGATTTCGTCATCAATTGTTATATTAAcagaactcaactgagttaatattatattaaactcATTGTATGCTCCGTGACTGATCCACCTTCTGTCATCTTTAAGTTGAACAATCGACGCATCAAATAAACTTTATTTGAAGCAGATGACTTCTCGTACATATTTGATAACACCTTTATCAGGCATGTAGTGGTCTTCTCGTTAATGATGTTAAACGCCACATTTCATGTTAGCGTCAAACGAATCACACCAAGAGCTTGGCGATCTAATAGATCCCAATCTGCTTTGGACATAGTCTCCGGTTTCACCTCGGTCAGAGGTAAGTATAATTTTTTCTAGTACAAATAATCCTCTATTTGCATTTTCCAGAATCCAAAATCTTTGCcattgaacttgtcaatcttaACCTTCCTTCTTCCGATGCCATTTTTCACAAAACATTTATGTGAATAGTGCCTATGAACAATACGATGATCAATAATATCgcactattcttgtgaatagtaCCTGCACCAGTACTGTACTTTTCTACCAAAATTACACTGtctatgctctgataccagttgttgggaagcGTGTCAAGCTAATAGAAGGAaaagaatatttaagagagaaaatcaataaattgcacaagacaagacaagacaagatttacgtggtttgacaatttttgcctactccacggccatataaagaataactctttattaattgaagagagaaagaagaagttttgggatgatctacaaatgaaaatgtagacccctatttataggcatttgaatgccctgccgaggtaagcgcttacatcataagaatgccgatgtaagagcttacatcataagaatgtcgaggtaagcgcttacatcacaagaatgtcgatgtaagcgcttacatcatattttcatctctttttgatttttctttcttttgttttgtctacgtTCACATACAACAATAGGTTTGGTCCTATCAGTAAGTACTCCACTGCTTGGAAATCTTTGTTGCCATGATCAAACGGATTAATGGTCCTCAGTTTCTTGTTTACAGACGGAATTTCTCTAAGTAATTACTGTAATCTATCTTGTGATATCATGTGTGCATTTCCTTCATTCTCACCATTTCTATTAATTTGCCTTGTGCATAGATATAACTCAACAACATCTTTGGCTTTATAAGCCACATCTCTTATCAGCCCCTCCCAAATTCTCATCTCGGGTTTTGTTGCTGAAGTTAGTTGAATAACAGCCTGCAAAGAACTAACCTCATTATGAAGAGCTTCAAATGTTGCTCTCTTTCCAGGAAATAGACATGAATCTTGATTTAGTAGCTCCTCCATTGTCAGCCTAACAGAATTTAGAGCAGCGTAGGCCATCCTTAAATCTTCTGGTTAACTGGAAAGTTAAACAAGACAATAGCAATCaaacatgaaaataaagaaaaaagaaaagaaaaaaactacaCAAAACTCTGAAAGAAATGAACATTCCAGAATACCAGGAGATGAAAAGAAGCTATCTTGCTGGCGTTCCATAGTTAAACAAATTTCAAGGTTTACATTCCATAGAGAACATTTGGGGTTAGCTTTATAAAAGTCAACTTGATCATTGCTATACCTACcggaattaaaattaaaaagattattttttatCTTAATCAAACTACAATATTAAACTATTAATTGGTAGCTAGGATATAAAAATAATAGTCTGTTCAATACATGCATTTCAAAATAAAGATAACAACTAGCAGAAATGGTTCTAGAAACACTGAGCTGAAATTGGATATATATGGAGTTAATTGCAgtagtttgtttttaaaattCATGTCTGCCATCTGCTTTTGACAGCATGAgaagtaaaaaaaagaaaaagaaaaacaaaaaaatactcGTATGCAACGCAATTGAAAGTATTGCAGAAAATGTTGCTTTAGAGAATGTATAACAGGTGAAGCCCATGAGACCACGAGAAGAAGTATTTGCATGCATGTTTAAGAAGAAGAATTCACTTatataaggaatttggaaatAACAAATTTAATAATAAAACGTTCAACATATAGGGGGTGATTGAACAAATAAGAGGAACGAGAGAAGAAAATGCCAGCTTACCCTGAACATCTAAATTCACTCCTGCTCATCTGAGCTCGTAACATTCTATCAACACCAAACCACAATCTTGACCTTCAACTCCCCGTTCCCACGCTGCTCCTTGCACCGATCATGCTGCTATACGAGATTATCAGAACTATTGAGATATTTATTGTATTGTTCAAGTAATCAATTAGAGTTAGTTAATGTCACTGTTAGAGTTAGCTAATTCATTGTTAGAATTAGTTGTTGCCAGCTGTACaagtacatgtatatatatactctATGAGGTATCAGAAAAATCCCTCGAGcttcttttcatcattttcctgttcttcttcttctccattttcTTCGTTCAGCTCTAGAAGCTTCTTCACCTGCCATGGCAGACATGGCTGAGCTCAATTGCTCTATTTTCAGCAACGAtctttacatggtatcagagcgcgGTTATTCTCATATATCATCTTCATTTCTGTCTTCTTGTTCCATTTCCTTTGTTTTTGATTTCATCAAATATTTTGAGTTTAGCCCTAATTTTGATTTTTCGTCTCATTTACTTGATGTCGAAATATGTAGTAGTTGAGAATTGAAAATTCTTCTGTTCTCTCCCTCAATTATATTTTGTTATGGTTGTCACTGATCAAGACGATTCAACTAGAGTGGAAACTACTGCCATCGTCACTCCGACAGGCACATGATTTTATCCTAGTGATCCTCTGTACCTCCACCCGTTTGATAATCTAGGAGCTATGCTAGTTTCAACTATATTTGACGGAATAAGGTACAGGTCTTGGAGGAGGAGTGTGTTGAGAGGTTTGTCTGTGAAGAACAAGTTAGGTTTCATAAGTGGAGAGTGGAGACAACCAGATCCTTCATCACCACAATTTCGACAATGGGAACGTTGTGACAATATGGTGACATCCTGGATTCTAAACTCTCTTTCTAAAGAAATCGCAGATAGTGTAGAATATGCAAATCATGATGTTGAGCTTTGGAAGGAATTGGAGGATCGCTATGAACAAACTAATAGAGCTAGGCTGTATCAAATTCAGAAAGAGATCAATGACCTTTCTCAAGGTACTTTTGACATTACTACCTATTACACTAAGTTGAAGAAACTCTGAGAAGAACTTTCCACTTTGAATAAGAGGAGTCAATGCAATTGTATCTGTAATTGTGGGGCAAAAAAGAGCATGTACAAGGCTGAACAAGATAGGAGACTAATACAATTT
Proteins encoded in this region:
- the LOC142178425 gene encoding uncharacterized protein LOC142178425; amino-acid sequence: MLVSTIFDGIRYRSWRRSVLRGLSVKNKLGFISGEWRQPDPSSPQFRQWERCDNMVTSWILNSLSKEIADSVEYANHDVELWKELEDRYEQTNRARLYQIQKEINDLSQGTFDITTYYTKLKKL